The genomic DNA CCCACCGCGAGCGGGGAGCGGCTGCGCGAGCATGTGGTGGCGCTCTGGGAGCGGGAACGGCACCGGCTCCGACGGATCCGACTGGCCGGGGTCCGCGCCACCCACCTCGAGCCCGAGGCCTCCACCCCGTACCAGCACGAACTGACCGCGCGGTCGGGGCAGTGGCGGGACCTCGAGGCGGCCATGGACCGCGCCGTGGACCGTTTCGGGACTACCAGCCTCAGCCGAGGATCGACCCTCTCGGGAGCCCCGGGAACGGCGCAGCGGACCGACGCCCCGTCGCCGTCCGAGCACGACCGGCCCTGAGCTCCATCCGGCGATCGTGATGCGTCACGACGAGAGTTTCCATAACTCAGGAAGTGGCTCTAAACTGGGGGCAACGCCGATGGGGGCTCCGGACCACGATCGGCGGTCGGTGCGCTCACCAGCGCGAGAGGACCGGGGACAAGGAGCGGGAATCATGCCGCTGTCTGATCATGAACAGAAGATGCTCGACGAGATGGAGCGTCAGCTCTTCGCTGATGACCCACGCCTCGCGCGGGCTTTCGCGCCGGGCAGGAACCGCCGGCGCAGCGGGCGACGGATCGCGATCGGCCTCGGTGGCGTCGTCGTCGGTCTCGGCGTCCTGATCCTGGCCGTCTCCCTGCCAGCCGTCTGGCTGGGCGTCATCGCCTTCCTGGGGATGCTCGCCGGTGCCGTCTTCGCGGTCACCACCCCGAGCTCCTCCGCGCAGCAGGGCCCGTCCGAATCGGGCGGCGGTGGTGGGGGCAGCGGCCCCAGCACACCGCGCAACGACGACGGCGGCGGAACCTTCATGCGCAAGCTCGAGGCGCGCTGGGAGAAGCGCTCCGGGGACGACCCCCGAGTCTGAGACCGCGCCGCGCAGCGTACCACGACCCCGGAAGCCCCGGCTCCTGCGAGCCGGGGTTTCTTCGTGTCCGCTCCCCGGTGCCGCCGATGAGGACGGTAGCCCGCGGCCGACCGGGCGGTTCGCGCCGTCTTTCGGTGCCGTCGGGACGCGGCGAACGCGCCGTACCCCTCCTGCTCCCCGGGAATCCCCACTTCCCTCCACCGGGTCCCTCCCTTTCGCTCCACCCTCACCCCGTTCGAGACGTCACTGAGCACTGAAGCGATGTGACCTGCATGTTTCCTCTGGTGACGGCGCGGAGTGGCGGGGGAGGCCCGGCGCTGCGCAGTGCTCAGGACCGTTCTCCGACGCGCCGCGCGCCATTTTTCCCCCACCTTCCACCACCCTCGTGACCTGCGATGACAGAGGGCATGTGGGGTGAATCAGGTGTTTGGGTAGCACGATGTGGGGACTAGTGGGGTAAAGTGGAGCGTGTTGGGAGGAGATGGGTTTCGGATCGCGAGTCTCGGCAAGTGAAGGAGGGCCTGGATGTTCCTCGGCACCTTCACGCCCAAGCTCGACGAGAAGGGGCGCCTGATCTTCCCGGCCAAGTTCCGCGACGAGCTCGCCTCGGGACTGGTCATGACTCGAGGGCAGGAGCACTGCATCGCCGTGTACCCGCTCGCCGAGTTCCGCCAGAAGCTCGAGGAGGCCCGTCGGGCGCCCACCACCGATCGGCGCACGCGCGACTACCTGCGCGTGCTGCTGTCCGGAGCGGAGGACGTCATCCCGGACAAGCAGGGCCGCATCACCATCCCGGGTCATCTGCGCGGTTACGCGGACCTGGACCGGGAATGCGCCGTCATCGGCGCACTCGATCGACTCGAGATCTGGTCGCTCCCGGCCTGGGAGACCTATCTCGAACAGAAGGAAGAAGGCTTCGCCGAGACCTCCGAGGAGGTGGTCCCCGGCTTGTTCTGAGTTCGGCTCGACGGACATCCGTCCTGTGAGACCTCTCGTCGTTCCCGCCCCGATGCAACTTCCCCGGTGGCGGGTCGGGAACGACGGGGAATCTGGCAGGACGGCGCCGCGACCAGGAGGCGGAGCCGAGGGGATCGGAGCGATCCGACACCCAGGAACAGCACACGAGAGACCCAGGGGAGGGGTGACATGGACGAGACGACGGACGGCGCGCCGGCGGAGGCCCGGCACCTCCCGGTCCTGCTCACCACCTCGGTCGAGCTGCTCGTGCCCGCGCTCCAGGAGCCGGACTCGATCTACGTCGACGCCACGCTCGGCATGGGCGGGCACGCCACCGCCGTGCTCCGGGCCGCCCCGCAGGCCCACCTGGTGGGCATCGACCGGGACCCCCAGGCGCTCGAGCTGGCCCGGCAGCGGCTGGACCGCGAGGGCGTCGGCGAC from Brachybacterium sacelli includes the following:
- a CDS encoding DUF3040 domain-containing protein, giving the protein MPLSDHEQKMLDEMERQLFADDPRLARAFAPGRNRRRSGRRIAIGLGGVVVGLGVLILAVSLPAVWLGVIAFLGMLAGAVFAVTTPSSSAQQGPSESGGGGGGSGPSTPRNDDGGGTFMRKLEARWEKRSGDDPRV
- the mraZ gene encoding division/cell wall cluster transcriptional repressor MraZ is translated as MFLGTFTPKLDEKGRLIFPAKFRDELASGLVMTRGQEHCIAVYPLAEFRQKLEEARRAPTTDRRTRDYLRVLLSGAEDVIPDKQGRITIPGHLRGYADLDRECAVIGALDRLEIWSLPAWETYLEQKEEGFAETSEEVVPGLF